The genomic segment AAGGTGCGGCGGAAGCTGCCGAGCGTGTACGGGCCGGTTCCGTCCATGTCGAAGATCCGCAGGCCCAGATCGCCGTCGATCAGGCGGTACATCTCCTCCGCCGTGGTCCCGTACTTCCGGGCGGCGGCACCGAACTCGAAGATGATGTACGGGCGGTTCGTGGCCAGCAGCTTCTGCCCGCCCTTCAGCACACCGTACTCGGCGCCCTCGACGTCGATCTTGATCAGGTCCAGGCGGTGGTCGGGCGGGAGGGTCTCGTCGAGCACCTCGACGACGACCTCGATCTCCTCGACCTCCTCGGCGCCGTCCGCCGTCCGCTGACGCAGCCCGCTGTACGCCGGCCGGCTGCGGACGTAGGCGAACGGGCTGACCCCGGACTTCTCCGCGAGCGCGGCCTGC from the Parafrankia irregularis genome contains:
- a CDS encoding FkbM family methyltransferase, which translates into the protein MNRQLGQLRQTAVELGLGPALKLVRRTVLPSARRNAVDDQHLALLLSFVLQEDSNCIDVGAHRGDVLKSIVLHAPRGEHIAYEPLPHLFEYLCLEFPTVTLKQAALAEKSGVSPFAYVRSRPAYSGLRQRTADGAEEVEEIEVVVEVLDETLPPDHRLDLIKIDVEGAEYGVLKGGQKLLATNRPYIIFEFGAAARKYGTTAEEMYRLIDGDLGLRIFDMDGTGPYTLGSFRRTFDNGSRFNFVAHA